From Paenibacillus sp. GP183, one genomic window encodes:
- the ggt gene encoding gamma-glutamyltransferase, with protein MIGPSINSFAANRPTTMGTNGMVTTSNYLASQAALKVLQDGGNAVDAAIAAASTLAVVYPHMNSIGGDNFWLIYNAKTKELKGLNASGHSGENATIEFYKSKGYEKIPARGFLAANTVPGAVSGWQEAYNYAKETMDNNLPWSKLLDSSIGYAENGFPVTPSQESNTVAVLDTTDLEFKNLQRFDSFAKTYLKENGKPYKTGELFIQQDLAETLKVIQEEGADGFYKGDVAEKIVADLQVNGGLLTLKDFSMHHADWVNPITVNYRGYQAYNLPPNTQGMASLEILNVLNNFDLKKIKEGSADYYHLMVEATKQAFADRDKYLTDPAFSQIPLNYLLSDQHGKNLAARINMTKAATDVKPLDPKGDTVWFGVVDKDGNAVSIIQSIYHEFGSGIVPKGTGVLLQNRGSFFSLDRNHVNHLEPNKRTFHTLNPAMLFKDDKPYLVYGTMGGEGQPQTQAALVTRIIDYGFSVQDAIEAPRWLHGRTWGASSNDLKLEGRIPADVVQEMSRRGHPVKVLPDYSATMGHAGAILIDPTTNVKFGGADPRGDGAAVGY; from the coding sequence ATGATTGGCCCCTCTATTAATAGTTTTGCAGCCAATCGCCCGACGACCATGGGAACAAATGGAATGGTCACCACTTCCAACTACCTCGCCTCTCAAGCCGCTCTAAAAGTGCTGCAAGACGGAGGCAATGCAGTAGACGCAGCCATCGCAGCCGCTTCTACATTGGCCGTTGTCTATCCCCATATGAATAGCATCGGCGGAGATAACTTCTGGTTGATCTACAATGCGAAGACCAAGGAATTGAAAGGTTTGAACGCAAGCGGACACTCGGGTGAGAATGCGACCATAGAATTCTATAAAAGCAAAGGATACGAAAAGATTCCGGCGCGCGGATTCTTGGCGGCTAACACAGTACCCGGAGCTGTATCCGGATGGCAGGAAGCGTATAACTACGCGAAAGAGACAATGGATAACAACTTGCCGTGGAGCAAGCTGCTCGACTCCTCTATCGGCTATGCGGAAAACGGTTTCCCAGTAACACCAAGCCAAGAGAGTAACACCGTTGCCGTATTGGATACAACCGATTTAGAATTCAAAAACCTGCAGCGATTTGACAGCTTTGCTAAAACCTATCTGAAGGAGAACGGCAAGCCTTACAAAACCGGCGAATTGTTCATTCAACAGGATTTGGCCGAAACATTGAAAGTGATCCAGGAGGAAGGAGCCGACGGTTTCTACAAAGGCGACGTGGCCGAGAAGATCGTAGCTGATTTACAAGTCAATGGAGGATTGCTGACCCTAAAGGATTTCTCGATGCATCATGCCGACTGGGTCAATCCGATTACGGTAAATTACAGAGGTTACCAGGCTTATAACCTGCCGCCGAATACGCAGGGCATGGCCTCCTTGGAAATTTTGAACGTGCTGAACAACTTCGATTTGAAAAAAATCAAGGAAGGCTCGGCGGATTACTATCACTTGATGGTTGAAGCAACCAAACAAGCTTTCGCCGACCGGGATAAGTATTTGACGGATCCGGCCTTCAGCCAAATTCCTTTGAACTATTTACTGTCTGATCAGCACGGCAAAAACTTGGCGGCTCGCATTAACATGACCAAGGCCGCAACTGATGTGAAACCGCTCGATCCGAAGGGTGATACCGTATGGTTCGGCGTCGTGGATAAAGATGGCAATGCAGTTTCGATCATACAAAGTATTTATCATGAATTCGGCTCAGGCATCGTTCCGAAAGGAACAGGCGTCTTGCTTCAAAACAGGGGCAGCTTCTTCTCCTTGGATAGAAATCATGTGAATCATTTGGAGCCGAATAAACGTACGTTCCACACCTTGAATCCTGCCATGCTGTTCAAGGACGACAAACCTTATCTGGTATATGGAACCATGGGTGGTGAAGGCCAACCGCAAACGCAAGCTGCTCTGGTTACCCGCATTATCGATTACGGATTCAGCGTACAAGATGCGATTGAAGCTCCAAGATGGCTGCATGGCCGTACATGGGGCGCATCCTCCAACGATTTGAAACTCGAGGGACGCATACCGGCTGATGTTGTACAAGAAATGAGCCGCCGCGGTCATCCCGTGAAAGTACTTCCGGACTATTCGGCTACGATGGGCCATGCCGGCGCGATTCTGATTGATCCTACGACTAATGTCAAATTTGGCGGAGCGGATCCTCGCGGTGACGGCGCTGCTGTAGGGTATTAA